The genomic region GCAACCAATGGTTCAGGAGCTTTCTTTCTACCTGAAGTAGGAGACCAAGTTGTCATAGCCTTTCAAGATGCCAGACACCAGGCAGGCTTTGTCCTAGGAAGTCTCCACCATCAGGACAACCTTCCCCCCAGTACAGAAGAAAACACCGACAGTGATCTTAATGCAGATGGTGAAAACAATCTCCAATTCATTAAAAGTCGTTCCGGTAATAAACTGATCCTGGATGATAAATCAGGCGAAGAAAAGATCCAGCTTATCGCTGCTGACGGAGCAACCAGATTTGAATTTCTCATGGCTGATGAAATGATAAATCTGGAGACTGATAAGGATTTAAGAATATCTGCGGCAGGTAAAATCATGATTGAAGCGGAAGAAGCGGAGTTATCCCTATCAGGAGGATTGCAAGCTACAGCCGATGGAATATCTATAGAAAGTGATTCTGATGTAAGTCTTACGGCCTCTGACAATATGAATGTCGAAGGATCCTCAGTCAAACTCAATTAAGGAGAGCTTATTATGATACTCACCTACCAGGACTTAGATAAAGTCCGTCGGGAAAAGTATGATCCTTCTGATATCAGTTCAAGGGATAACTATCTACGTAATTACCCACCTAGCATGATCACAACAACCATTGGTATTGTAGAGAACAACAGTGATCCCGATGGATTAGGACGTCTCAGGGTCAGGCTTCCCTTAGTAAGCAATGCCCTAACCCCCTGGATATTCCAGGTTCAACCTTTCGCCAGTAAGGGCTACGGAACATGGTTCAACCCTGAGATTCAAGATCAAGTACTGGTTGGATTCTACCTGAATAATGTGAACCGTCCTTTTGTCATAGCCACCATGTTCACCCCCCGACACAGTCCGCCTGTAACAGCTGAAGAAGGCAACAATATAAAAGGCTTCTACACCAAGAGTGGTCATAGGGTGGAATTTAACGATGAAGAAGGAGCTGAGTCCCTAACGATCAGTACCTCCGAAGGACAAATGCGCCTGGAATTAAGTAAGGAAAAAGGTCTTAGTCTCGTAAATGAATTAGGTGATATCAATATATCCTGCCGTAAGTTAATTATGGAAAGTGAGGATGCAACCCTCCTCCAATGTAATAGTTCCCTCACCATAGGGACAGGGGATGCCCTGAGTATTGAATCCTCCTCTGGAATGGATATAGTAGCCTCAGGGGATGCTGTACTCGAAGGGAGTAAGATCGACCTTAAAGGCTC from Spirochaeta cellobiosiphila DSM 17781 harbors:
- a CDS encoding phage baseplate assembly protein V codes for the protein MNEFIYGTVSNNTDPDSMGRIKVSYSLQGEDTETDWLPILSFYATNGSGAFFLPEVGDQVVIAFQDARHQAGFVLGSLHHQDNLPPSTEENTDSDLNADGENNLQFIKSRSGNKLILDDKSGEEKIQLIAADGATRFEFLMADEMINLETDKDLRISAAGKIMIEAEEAELSLSGGLQATADGISIESDSDVSLTASDNMNVEGSSVKLN
- a CDS encoding phage baseplate assembly protein V, with amino-acid sequence MILTYQDLDKVRREKYDPSDISSRDNYLRNYPPSMITTTIGIVENNSDPDGLGRLRVRLPLVSNALTPWIFQVQPFASKGYGTWFNPEIQDQVLVGFYLNNVNRPFVIATMFTPRHSPPVTAEEGNNIKGFYTKSGHRVEFNDEEGAESLTISTSEGQMRLELSKEKGLSLVNELGDINISCRKLIMESEDATLLQCNSSLTIGTGDALSIESSSGMDIVASGDAVLEGSKIDLKGSGGVTAEMKQIAKENDQVLGIDFHDIQVPSPSGLTLVP